A region from the Mucilaginibacter sp. CSA2-8R genome encodes:
- a CDS encoding phytanoyl-CoA dioxygenase family protein, translating to MNAELYEQIKKDFERDGYVFIPAFFNADQVTAVKWELERYITEVVPHMPANHVMYEDKANPATLKQMQDLQTHSAFFNNLMCGSELEKLAEAVLGEKVIGKNVEYFNKPPRIGKSTPPHQDAYYFNIKPTQAVTMWMALEDADEQNGCVGYLSGSHKKGMRPHGRTSTIGFSQSITDYGTPEDLASLRKFPAKPGDLLIHHAMTVHVAGPNITESKSRKALGLIYFGESVQPDLEAKEAYMKSLNAQSV from the coding sequence ATGAATGCAGAACTCTACGAGCAAATAAAAAAAGATTTTGAACGCGACGGTTATGTTTTCATTCCGGCTTTTTTTAATGCCGATCAGGTTACTGCTGTAAAATGGGAACTCGAGAGGTATATCACCGAAGTTGTGCCACATATGCCTGCCAATCACGTTATGTACGAAGACAAGGCAAATCCTGCAACGCTGAAACAAATGCAGGATTTGCAGACTCATAGTGCTTTTTTTAATAATTTGATGTGCGGCAGCGAACTGGAAAAACTTGCTGAGGCGGTACTGGGCGAAAAGGTGATAGGTAAAAACGTTGAATATTTTAATAAGCCCCCACGCATTGGCAAAAGCACGCCTCCACATCAGGACGCGTATTACTTTAATATCAAGCCTACCCAGGCAGTAACGATGTGGATGGCGCTCGAAGACGCAGATGAACAAAATGGCTGTGTGGGTTACTTGTCTGGGTCGCATAAAAAGGGCATGCGTCCGCACGGTCGTACCAGCACTATCGGCTTTTCGCAGTCAATAACCGATTACGGTACGCCTGAAGATTTGGCCAGTTTAAGAAAATTTCCGGCAAAACCCGGTGATTTGCTCATTCACCATGCCATGACGGTGCATGTGGCCGGCCCCAATATTACCGAGTCAAAATCGCGTAAAGCTTTAGGTTTAATTTATTTTGGCGAGTCGGTTCAACCAGATCTGGAAGCCAAAGAAGCTTACATGAAGTCGTTAAATGCCCAATCAGTTTAA
- a CDS encoding amidohydrolase family protein, whose product MSAVQLITGLHYQTGQPVEVAVQNGLVTSIIPVDSMASFKLPYIAPGLIDLQVNGYNGIDFNDTSLTVEKVTAITQQLLAQGVTTFLPTIITNSNSNISLLLSIIANACRQSDLVRNCIGGIHLEGPFISPQDGPLGAHDKRYICAPDWELFEQWNAASGNRIKMVTLSPEWPEAVAFTRQCVSRGIIVAIGHTAATTAQIDAVADAGATMSTHLGNGTHQVLPRHPNYIWDQLADDRLSAGFIGDGFHLPASVIKVILKVKGPKVILVSDSVSLAGMPPSNYQTPVGGNVILTNDGKLHLANKPDTLAGSAKVLVQAIISLVDNKLSTMPEAINLAAINPARLLGLPQQAGLTKGAPADLILFYRHENRLQIAATYKQGVLVHQSDHHD is encoded by the coding sequence ATGTCGGCAGTGCAGTTAATCACCGGCTTACACTATCAAACCGGGCAACCGGTAGAGGTTGCTGTGCAAAACGGTTTGGTAACCAGTATAATTCCGGTAGATAGTATGGCCTCTTTCAAACTGCCATACATTGCACCCGGACTGATAGATTTACAGGTAAATGGCTACAACGGCATTGACTTTAATGATACTTCGCTAACGGTTGAAAAAGTTACGGCTATCACGCAACAGCTTTTAGCTCAAGGTGTAACCACATTTTTGCCAACAATTATCACTAACAGCAACAGCAATATCAGTTTGCTGTTAAGCATTATAGCAAACGCCTGCCGGCAATCAGACTTGGTGCGTAATTGCATAGGTGGTATACATTTAGAAGGCCCTTTCATCTCACCGCAGGATGGTCCTTTAGGCGCACATGATAAGCGATACATCTGCGCTCCAGATTGGGAATTGTTTGAGCAATGGAATGCAGCCTCCGGCAATAGAATAAAAATGGTAACGCTTTCGCCTGAGTGGCCTGAAGCGGTTGCTTTTACCAGGCAATGTGTTAGTCGTGGCATTATCGTTGCAATAGGGCACACCGCCGCTACTACAGCACAAATAGACGCCGTGGCTGATGCTGGAGCAACAATGTCTACCCATTTGGGCAATGGTACTCATCAGGTGTTGCCACGTCATCCCAATTATATATGGGACCAATTAGCCGACGACAGACTAAGTGCCGGTTTTATCGGCGATGGCTTTCATCTGCCGGCATCGGTTATTAAAGTGATATTGAAGGTGAAGGGCCCAAAAGTTATTTTAGTAAGTGATAGCGTAAGTTTAGCTGGAATGCCGCCGAGCAATTACCAAACCCCTGTGGGCGGCAACGTGATTTTAACTAACGATGGCAAGCTGCATTTAGCAAATAAACCCGATACACTGGCCGGTTCGGCAAAAGTGTTGGTTCAGGCTATTATTAGTCTTGTCGATAACAAGCTTTCTACTATGCCTGAGGCTATAAATCTGGCAGCCATCAACCCCGCCAGGCTACTTGGGCTGCCGCAGCAAGCAGGCTTAACCAAGGGTGCTCCCGCCGATCTGATATTGTTTTACAGGCACGAAAACAGGTTGCAGATTGCTGCCACTTATAAGCAGGGAGTTTTGGTACATCAATCCGATCATCATGACTAA
- a CDS encoding carbohydrate-binding family 9-like protein: MQHVNDTMLQQNVIKVPALTLPANASQHQIDDYLNGLQRHPISNICWLALQNAPEVKFALAYKQNALFIKYYTEESTHLATYTISNEPVFKDSCVEFFIAVDDSGSYYNFEFNSLGTCLASYGTDRHNRIKLSADVIANISYKVNWFGDWSVTSPFKWELMLTLPVSIFCFDEVRFHPAQQLKVNFYKCGDNLPEPHYLAWNPVLSPVMDFHQPRFFGALQLV; this comes from the coding sequence ATGCAACACGTTAATGATACGATGCTGCAGCAAAATGTAATTAAGGTACCAGCCTTAACATTACCTGCAAATGCTTCGCAACACCAGATTGATGATTATTTAAACGGACTGCAGCGGCACCCGATATCAAACATATGCTGGCTGGCACTACAAAACGCACCTGAAGTTAAATTTGCATTAGCGTATAAGCAAAATGCTTTATTTATAAAATATTACACTGAAGAAAGTACCCATCTTGCAACATATACCATAAGCAATGAACCGGTATTTAAAGATAGTTGCGTAGAGTTTTTTATTGCTGTTGACGATAGCGGCAGTTATTACAATTTTGAATTTAATTCGCTTGGTACCTGTTTAGCCTCTTATGGCACAGACCGGCACAACCGCATTAAATTATCTGCAGATGTAATTGCTAATATCAGTTACAAAGTTAACTGGTTCGGTGATTGGTCTGTTACATCTCCATTTAAATGGGAACTGATGTTAACGTTACCGGTCAGTATATTTTGCTTTGATGAGGTTCGGTTCCATCCTGCGCAGCAGCTCAAAGTTAACTTCTATAAATGCGGAGATAATCTTCCCGAACCGCATTACCTGGCTTGGAATCCGGTGCTTAGCCCGGTGATGGATTTTCATCAGCCGCGCTTTTTTGGTGCATTGCAACTGGTGTAA
- a CDS encoding beta-N-acetylhexosaminidase: MKKIFTVLLCCLLTLTLSAQQAPAIKNFVVKGYHLDLRLQVIKMPALKAFVQKLKSNGINTLIMEWEASYPFKKYPIIANQYAYSSQEIKSFMRFCDSLKLDVIPLQQSFGHVEYILRNYRFASLREDQRDFSQVCPSEEEGDRKLFTDLFTELASTHKSKYFHIGGDETYLLGHCEKCQKKVAKEGLSKLYIDHIRMLCDIVQKLGKIPVLWADIALKHPEDIKLLPKETVFIDWNYGWDLNRFGNLDNLLKTGYEVWGAPAIRSYVDNYYLTQWQVHFSNLHDFIPAARKLGYTGMVLTSWSTTGIFNPVFNTGYDIIEDYPRGHRYPFTGYNMLLQAFFESVNNTAPLNIGDFINRYGKQTFGFNQAQTKLLWRAISCCGYEIRQGKAMSAEGAVMPGTSIKQMLDSTVQAAQTLRQLKPLKGKTEYAHLQLMTDLRVQYLECYLIENQLNENTFNDDEYPALAARLKAILAKSADLDRRFINLNKDTFYLAELQAENKVHNTHIQVLYDRVSKKRSITSSTPDATR; encoded by the coding sequence ATGAAAAAAATATTTACAGTTTTACTATGCTGCCTGTTAACGCTGACCTTATCGGCGCAGCAAGCCCCGGCCATAAAAAATTTTGTGGTGAAGGGTTACCACCTCGATCTGCGGCTGCAAGTTATTAAAATGCCGGCCCTTAAAGCCTTTGTTCAAAAACTGAAAAGTAACGGTATTAACACTTTAATTATGGAGTGGGAAGCATCTTACCCGTTTAAAAAGTATCCCATCATTGCAAACCAGTATGCTTATAGCAGTCAGGAGATTAAATCTTTTATGCGCTTTTGCGATAGCCTCAAGCTGGACGTGATTCCGCTGCAGCAAAGCTTTGGCCATGTCGAATATATACTGCGTAATTACCGGTTTGCATCATTGCGCGAAGACCAGCGGGATTTTTCGCAGGTTTGCCCATCCGAAGAGGAGGGTGACCGTAAATTATTTACCGACTTGTTTACCGAACTGGCCTCCACGCATAAATCTAAATACTTCCATATTGGCGGAGATGAGACCTATTTGTTAGGGCACTGCGAAAAGTGCCAAAAAAAGGTAGCCAAAGAAGGCCTGTCTAAACTATACATTGATCACATCAGGATGCTATGTGATATTGTACAAAAGCTGGGCAAAATACCAGTGCTATGGGCTGATATTGCGCTAAAGCACCCCGAGGATATTAAACTGCTGCCCAAAGAAACCGTGTTTATAGACTGGAATTATGGCTGGGATTTAAACAGGTTCGGCAACTTGGATAATTTGCTAAAAACCGGTTATGAAGTTTGGGGAGCACCCGCCATCAGGTCGTACGTAGACAATTATTATTTAACACAATGGCAGGTGCATTTTAGTAACCTGCACGATTTTATACCGGCAGCCCGCAAACTGGGTTATACGGGTATGGTGTTAACATCGTGGTCAACCACCGGAATTTTTAATCCGGTTTTTAACACAGGTTATGATATTATTGAAGATTATCCGCGAGGGCATCGTTACCCGTTTACCGGTTACAATATGCTTTTGCAAGCGTTTTTTGAAAGTGTAAATAACACAGCGCCGTTAAATATTGGTGATTTTATAAACCGTTATGGCAAGCAAACCTTTGGTTTTAATCAAGCCCAGACCAAATTATTATGGCGTGCTATTAGCTGTTGTGGTTATGAAATAAGGCAGGGCAAGGCAATGTCGGCCGAAGGAGCCGTAATGCCGGGTACAAGCATTAAGCAAATGCTCGACAGCACAGTACAAGCTGCACAAACTTTGCGGCAGCTTAAGCCGCTTAAAGGCAAAACAGAATATGCACATCTGCAACTCATGACAGATTTGCGCGTGCAATATTTAGAGTGCTACCTGATAGAAAATCAGTTAAATGAAAATACATTTAATGATGATGAGTACCCTGCGTTGGCAGCTCGGCTGAAGGCTATATTAGCCAAGTCTGCTGATTTGGACCGCCGCTTTATTAATTTAAATAAAGACACATTTTATTTGGCCGAACTGCAAGCCGAAAACAAAGTGCACAATACGCATATACAAGTGCTGTATGACAGGGTATCTAAAAAAAGATCAATAACTTCAAGCACTCCAGATGCAACACGTTAA
- a CDS encoding 6-bladed beta-propeller: MTTPDIIAGHNQHQYIVDDNWGQLDVKLYPVTDCHEMMIDAANRLYMLTNNTNNNVLVYDLNGNLLNAWGTSYPGAHGLSISKEADIEYLYITDHDRHQVIKTTLTGAEVMVLNYPKETGCYTSANQYLPTETAVAPNGDIYVTDGYGLQYVIQYDKNGNYIRHWGGKGDAEAQFDCVHGIAIDNRNINRLQLVITSRNHNAFKYFTLDGQYLGATHLPGSFVCRPVIKGKYLYAAVFRSGHNMNLNSGYITILNEHNQVISTPGGTAPCYQSGILQPQQQAGPVFRHPHDVAVDDEGNIYVCQWKSGQTYPVKLKKVIH, from the coding sequence ATGACAACGCCGGATATCATTGCAGGGCATAACCAACATCAATATATTGTTGATGATAACTGGGGACAGCTGGACGTTAAATTATATCCGGTAACTGATTGCCATGAAATGATGATTGATGCTGCCAACCGCTTGTACATGCTTACAAACAATACCAATAACAATGTTTTAGTGTACGATTTAAACGGTAACCTGCTCAATGCCTGGGGTACAAGTTACCCTGGTGCACATGGCTTGAGCATAAGTAAAGAAGCAGATATCGAATATCTGTATATCACAGATCATGACCGCCATCAGGTTATTAAAACAACTTTAACCGGTGCTGAAGTAATGGTGTTAAATTACCCGAAAGAAACGGGTTGCTATACATCTGCAAACCAATACCTGCCAACTGAAACGGCTGTGGCTCCAAACGGCGACATTTATGTAACGGATGGTTACGGTTTGCAATATGTAATACAGTACGATAAAAACGGTAATTATATCAGGCATTGGGGCGGCAAGGGAGATGCAGAAGCACAATTTGATTGTGTTCACGGTATTGCCATAGATAACCGAAATATCAATAGGTTGCAACTGGTAATAACGTCCCGCAACCATAATGCCTTTAAATATTTTACTTTGGATGGGCAGTATCTGGGAGCCACGCACCTGCCGGGCTCGTTTGTTTGCCGGCCGGTAATTAAAGGTAAGTATTTATATGCCGCGGTTTTCAGATCTGGCCACAACATGAATCTAAACTCAGGTTATATAACTATTTTAAACGAGCATAACCAAGTAATATCCACTCCTGGCGGCACAGCACCATGTTACCAAAGCGGCATTTTACAGCCACAGCAACAGGCTGGGCCGGTATTCAGGCACCCGCATGATGTAGCTGTTGACGATGAGGGTAATATCTATGTTTGCCAGTGGAAGTCGGGCCAAACCTATCCTGTAAAACTTAAAAAAGTCATACATTAA
- a CDS encoding sugar MFS transporter → MTDTTPGILSKRDVNMSLLTIGVMFFVFGFVTWINAILIPYFKIACELSNFQSYLVAFAFYIAYLVMSLPASFLLERIGFKKGMMGGFFIMSAGAMIFVPAALTRTYVVFLAGLFTLGTGLAILQTAANPYVTILGPKDSAARRISIMGICNKAAGILAPLLFAAVVLRVTDSDLFKQLPLMFASEKGRALDELIRRVVWPYATVSIILFCLGIFVRLSKLPEIDAKQDDDLSANLNSGKTSITQYPHLILGAVGIFVHVGTQVIAVDTVINYAGSMGISLLQAKVFPSYILFATICGYLVGIVTIPRYVSQVNALRFCTLLGLLFSFCIIFTHGKVTVLDHQTDLSIWFLMGLGLPNSLVWAGLWPLALDGLGRFTKKGASILIMGLCGNAILPLFYGYFADKFSLRYGYWVLVPCYLYLVFYAMHGHKIRRWTKQINHQELS, encoded by the coding sequence ATGACTGACACTACACCAGGCATTTTAAGTAAACGCGACGTTAATATGTCGCTGCTCACTATTGGTGTGATGTTTTTTGTATTTGGCTTTGTTACCTGGATCAATGCAATACTCATTCCATATTTTAAAATCGCTTGTGAGCTAAGTAATTTCCAGTCATACCTGGTGGCATTTGCATTTTACATTGCCTATCTGGTTATGTCGCTGCCTGCTTCCTTTTTGTTAGAACGCATAGGCTTTAAAAAGGGCATGATGGGTGGGTTTTTCATTATGTCGGCAGGGGCAATGATTTTTGTACCGGCAGCATTAACACGTACCTATGTGGTATTTCTGGCAGGACTTTTCACGTTAGGTACCGGCCTGGCTATCTTACAAACGGCCGCCAACCCGTATGTAACTATTTTAGGCCCAAAAGATAGTGCTGCCCGTCGTATCAGCATTATGGGTATTTGCAATAAGGCAGCAGGCATATTGGCCCCTTTGCTTTTTGCAGCTGTAGTGCTTCGGGTTACCGACAGTGACCTTTTTAAGCAATTACCCCTGATGTTTGCCTCAGAAAAAGGCCGGGCGCTCGACGAATTGATCAGGCGTGTAGTTTGGCCTTATGCTACCGTCAGCATTATTTTGTTTTGCCTGGGCATATTTGTACGCCTATCTAAATTACCTGAGATTGACGCCAAGCAGGACGACGATTTATCCGCTAATCTTAATTCAGGTAAAACTAGCATCACGCAATATCCGCACCTCATTTTAGGCGCTGTGGGGATATTTGTACATGTAGGCACACAAGTTATTGCCGTTGATACGGTTATAAATTATGCCGGTTCTATGGGTATCAGCCTGTTGCAGGCCAAGGTTTTTCCTTCGTACATTTTATTTGCCACCATATGCGGTTATTTGGTAGGCATCGTCACTATCCCTAGGTACGTTAGTCAGGTTAATGCTTTGCGTTTTTGTACACTGCTTGGCTTGTTATTTAGCTTTTGTATCATTTTTACACATGGCAAGGTTACTGTTTTGGACCACCAAACCGATCTATCCATTTGGTTTTTAATGGGGTTAGGGCTACCCAATTCATTGGTTTGGGCAGGCTTATGGCCATTAGCGCTCGATGGTTTAGGCCGGTTCACTAAAAAGGGCGCTTCCATATTAATTATGGGCTTGTGCGGTAATGCCATACTACCCTTATTTTATGGGTATTTCGCCGATAAGTTTTCACTTAGATATGGATACTGGGTTTTGGTGCCATGTTACCTGTACCTAGTTTTTTACGCTATGCACGGTCACAAAATACGCCGCTGGACAAAGCAAATTAATCATCAAGAACTGTCATGA
- a CDS encoding MFS transporter, whose translation MSLAPATPAFTTIPKLFSRAWLTVALLCVVGCLNYLDRTMIATMRESVVSAIPMSNAQFGLLTSVFLWVYGLLSPFAGFLADRFNRSRVIIGSLLVWSLITVITAHVKTYEQLLLTRALMGISEACYIPAAAALIVDYHKGATRSRATGIHIAGIMVGSSLGFLGGYIAEKYDWTVAFSLFGSIGVAYSVILSFTLRDAPKLIAVTNNDETSAIVKVGFGEAVKHVFSSFSFILTLFYFTLLSIVGWMIMGWLPTYYKEHFGVTQAAAGLYATGYIYPASLVGVIFGGYLADRWSRTNKKARILLPVIGLLVAAPFVFTASYTNVLVVAIACFMVFVFTRSFTDANLMPVLCLIIDTRYLATAYGILNLFACVVGGLGIYAAGLLRDAHINLSSMFQFAGLIALVSAALLYKVKPTQVLKAAPAKSLTE comes from the coding sequence ATGTCATTAGCTCCGGCCACACCTGCATTTACTACAATACCCAAGCTCTTTTCAAGGGCCTGGCTTACAGTAGCGTTGTTGTGTGTAGTGGGCTGTCTTAACTACCTCGATCGCACCATGATTGCAACCATGCGCGAGTCGGTGGTAAGCGCCATACCCATGAGTAATGCCCAGTTTGGTTTACTTACTTCTGTATTTTTGTGGGTTTATGGTTTGTTAAGCCCATTTGCAGGCTTCCTGGCCGATAGGTTTAACCGCAGCCGGGTTATCATCGGCAGCTTGCTGGTTTGGTCGTTAATTACAGTGATTACAGCACATGTAAAAACCTACGAGCAGTTGTTACTTACCCGCGCCTTGATGGGCATCAGCGAGGCTTGTTACATACCAGCCGCTGCAGCGCTAATTGTTGATTATCACAAAGGCGCAACGCGCTCAAGGGCTACAGGTATACATATTGCGGGCATCATGGTAGGCTCAAGCCTCGGTTTTTTAGGCGGTTACATTGCCGAAAAATATGATTGGACAGTTGCCTTTAGTTTATTTGGAAGTATCGGTGTTGCCTATTCGGTAATACTATCTTTCACACTGCGGGATGCGCCCAAGCTCATAGCCGTGACTAATAACGATGAAACAAGTGCTATAGTTAAAGTAGGTTTTGGAGAAGCAGTGAAGCACGTGTTTTCCAGTTTTTCATTCATTCTTACATTATTCTATTTTACCCTGCTCAGTATTGTAGGCTGGATGATTATGGGTTGGCTGCCCACTTACTATAAAGAGCATTTTGGGGTAACCCAGGCTGCCGCCGGTTTATATGCTACGGGGTATATCTATCCAGCATCATTGGTTGGAGTAATTTTTGGAGGATATTTAGCCGACCGTTGGAGCCGTACTAATAAAAAGGCGCGTATTCTTCTGCCTGTTATCGGTTTACTTGTGGCAGCCCCTTTTGTATTTACCGCCAGTTACACTAATGTTTTGGTAGTGGCTATTGCCTGTTTTATGGTGTTTGTATTTACCCGCAGTTTCACAGATGCTAACCTTATGCCGGTATTGTGTTTAATTATCGACACCCGCTATTTGGCAACAGCGTATGGTATTTTAAATCTGTTTGCTTGCGTGGTTGGCGGTTTGGGTATTTACGCTGCCGGTTTGCTGCGCGATGCTCATATCAACTTAAGTTCAATGTTTCAATTTGCGGGGCTTATTGCGCTGGTAAGCGCAGCGCTGCTATATAAAGTTAAACCCACGCAAGTGCTCAAGGCTGCTCCGGCAAAAAGTTTAACAGAATAA
- a CDS encoding sialidase family protein, giving the protein MIRKNGLLLLLCFAALGCSTTRPGNSVLKNRALVWNEKAVRAPGVISFGIPAMQQTVVNYRRNNKTVFKISLGEPQIIVTADKPVGWGYYQFPTINRLANGNLLAEWSMHADDIRSYGLPAVGAKISPDGGKTWQAAKVDSAQLLGYQLANGEMIRVVDPKPVAVRVIKMPVPIGKTNFRYRKTNFTFYKLKDMPDGVNGIFLNRKAPGQTQWKLEQAKLDDPQAVRYSSKDLVPVVWWGDIHTMKDGSLLAGVYPGYYLKDNGEIDKQMGVVFHRSTDNGHTWKIQGRIPFTPDMKIDSMAADRIGFSEPAYEVLADGSLLCVIRSADGDGVTNGVGNGPMYASRSTDMGKTWTHPEVIAAAGALPRLLQLKNGITVLSSGRPGVQLRFNNTGANNGWTDACEMLPYESKSMELQYLVSCGYTGLLATGPNRFLMIYSDFKHKITNGEERKAIKLREVIVDAQ; this is encoded by the coding sequence ATGATAAGAAAGAATGGGTTATTACTATTACTCTGTTTTGCTGCCTTAGGTTGTAGTACAACACGGCCGGGTAACAGTGTGCTGAAAAACCGGGCTTTAGTATGGAATGAAAAGGCGGTTCGCGCGCCTGGTGTCATCTCGTTTGGCATACCGGCCATGCAACAAACCGTAGTTAACTATCGCCGTAATAACAAAACGGTATTCAAAATCAGTTTAGGCGAACCGCAAATTATCGTAACGGCCGATAAACCGGTGGGCTGGGGATATTACCAGTTTCCAACTATAAACAGGTTAGCCAATGGCAATTTGCTGGCCGAGTGGAGCATGCATGCTGACGATATACGCTCATATGGCTTGCCCGCCGTAGGTGCAAAAATATCTCCGGATGGTGGTAAAACATGGCAGGCAGCAAAAGTAGATTCGGCGCAACTGTTAGGTTACCAGCTGGCTAACGGCGAAATGATTAGGGTAGTTGACCCTAAACCAGTTGCCGTTAGAGTCATAAAAATGCCGGTGCCTATCGGTAAAACCAATTTCAGGTACCGTAAAACCAACTTTACTTTTTACAAACTTAAGGATATGCCTGATGGTGTAAACGGGATTTTTTTAAATCGGAAAGCTCCCGGCCAAACCCAGTGGAAGTTAGAACAAGCCAAATTGGATGACCCACAGGCGGTACGTTACAGCTCTAAAGATTTGGTGCCGGTAGTATGGTGGGGCGACATACATACCATGAAAGACGGTTCGCTGCTGGCCGGTGTGTACCCCGGTTATTACCTGAAAGATAATGGGGAGATAGATAAACAAATGGGTGTGGTATTTCATCGTTCTACCGACAACGGGCATACCTGGAAAATTCAGGGCCGGATACCATTTACGCCTGATATGAAGATTGACTCGATGGCGGCCGACCGTATTGGCTTTAGCGAACCTGCCTATGAGGTACTGGCCGATGGCAGCTTACTTTGCGTTATCCGTTCGGCTGATGGCGACGGGGTTACTAATGGTGTAGGAAATGGGCCTATGTATGCCAGCCGGTCAACCGACATGGGTAAAACCTGGACTCACCCGGAAGTAATTGCTGCTGCCGGTGCATTGCCACGTTTACTGCAGTTAAAAAACGGTATTACCGTGCTATCATCGGGGCGGCCGGGCGTACAGCTTCGCTTCAACAATACCGGTGCTAACAACGGCTGGACAGATGCCTGCGAAATGCTGCCATACGAAAGTAAAAGCATGGAGCTGCAATACCTGGTATCGTGCGGTTACACGGGTTTATTGGCTACCGGCCCTAACCGTTTTTTAATGATCTACTCGGATTTTAAACATAAGATAACAAACGGCGAAGAACGCAAGGCAATAAAGCTTCGAGAGGTAATTGTTGATGCTCAATAA
- a CDS encoding glucosamine-6-phosphate deaminase: MAITLQTQVDQLKVKVYSTRAEMGAAAAADAAACISKLMAGQDIVRIIFAAAPSQNEVLAGLVANKDIDWSRIDVFHMDEYIGLPSGAEQRFSTFLNQHLFDQVKPRRVSLIDDRDGLDAALQQYKTLIGEAPIDIVCLGIGENGHIAFNDPPVADFNDPEVIKPVALDDACRQQQVNDGCFPTFNDVPETALTLTIPALMSGKHLFCVVPGKTKKEAVKNVVTGEITTACPASILRKHADCTLYTDADAYSLV, encoded by the coding sequence ATGGCTATCACTTTGCAAACCCAAGTAGACCAGTTAAAAGTAAAAGTATACTCAACCCGTGCCGAAATGGGGGCTGCTGCCGCCGCCGATGCTGCCGCTTGCATCAGCAAGCTAATGGCCGGGCAGGATATTGTACGTATTATATTTGCCGCTGCTCCGTCGCAAAACGAAGTACTTGCCGGCTTGGTTGCCAACAAAGATATTGACTGGTCGCGCATTGATGTATTTCATATGGATGAGTATATTGGTTTGCCAAGTGGCGCCGAACAGCGTTTTTCTACCTTTTTAAACCAGCATCTGTTTGATCAGGTTAAGCCCCGCCGCGTTAGTCTTATTGATGATCGCGATGGACTTGACGCTGCGCTTCAGCAATATAAAACATTAATTGGAGAGGCCCCTATAGACATTGTTTGTTTAGGCATTGGCGAAAATGGGCATATCGCCTTTAACGATCCGCCAGTGGCCGATTTTAACGATCCTGAGGTTATTAAACCGGTAGCTTTGGATGATGCCTGTCGGCAGCAACAGGTAAACGATGGTTGTTTCCCAACTTTTAATGACGTTCCCGAAACTGCGCTGACGTTAACTATCCCGGCATTAATGTCGGGTAAGCATCTGTTTTGCGTAGTGCCCGGTAAAACCAAAAAAGAGGCTGTAAAAAATGTTGTAACCGGCGAAATTACAACGGCATGCCCTGCCTCCATATTGCGCAAACATGCGGATTGTACCTTGTATACAGATGCTGATGCCTACAGCTTAGTGTAA